A single genomic interval of Gammaproteobacteria bacterium harbors:
- a CDS encoding diguanylate cyclase, which translates to MRKDGSRFFASGVVTPLHDECGQIRGFVKIARDITERKRDEEALTDSEALNRSLMESSADCVKVLDTDGMLVLMNGPGMCLMEIDDFTPYVGRPWAELWQEDVGTDPIAAVTAALEGGVGRYQGFCPTAKGTPKWGDVVVTPVRDATGDIVRLLSVARDITASKQAQERLAFLASYDALTGLPNRVLCMDRLMHALPVAHRHKHKVAVLFLDLDGFKHVNDTSGHEMGDRLLKAVAERLLACVRDSDTVAPR; encoded by the coding sequence GTGCGCAAGGATGGCAGCCGTTTTTTCGCCAGCGGCGTAGTAACACCACTGCACGATGAATGCGGTCAGATCCGGGGCTTCGTGAAGATCGCGCGTGACATCACCGAGCGAAAACGGGACGAGGAGGCCTTGACGGACAGCGAAGCGCTCAACCGCAGCCTCATGGAAAGCAGCGCCGACTGCGTCAAGGTCCTGGATACTGACGGAATGCTCGTCTTGATGAACGGGCCCGGAATGTGCCTGATGGAGATTGATGACTTCACCCCATACGTCGGCCGGCCATGGGCCGAGTTGTGGCAGGAGGACGTAGGCACGGATCCCATTGCCGCCGTGACTGCGGCGCTGGAGGGCGGTGTTGGGCGCTACCAGGGGTTCTGCCCGACAGCGAAAGGTACGCCGAAATGGGGGGATGTCGTGGTCACGCCGGTGCGCGACGCGACAGGCGACATCGTGAGGCTGTTATCGGTCGCGCGCGACATCACCGCAAGCAAACAGGCCCAGGAACGCCTGGCTTTTCTGGCCAGTTACGACGCTTTGACCGGCTTGCCCAACCGCGTGCTGTGCATGGACCGCCTGATGCACGCACTGCCCGTGGCGCATCGACATAAGCACAAGGTGGCAGTGCTGTTCCTGGATCTGGATGGCTTCAAGCACGTTAATGACACTTCGGGACACGAGATGGGTGATCGGCTGCTCAAGGCCGTCGCGGAACGACTACTCGCCTGCGTGCGCGACAGCGACACCGTCGCGCCCAGATGA
- a CDS encoding EAL domain-containing protein, translating into MKAWRDQGFAPVRLAVNVSARQFRQDNFQQVFDRALADFGLDHFCMEVELTESLLQTERAERVMEALRAAGITIAIDDFGVGFSSLSYLKRFPVDTLKIDRSFTHGIPAHADNAAICRAIVAMAHSLNLKVTGEGVETEEQLAFLRELNCDAVQGYLLSRPLPADEFAEQLTPQIRQAPRSLNSDRRV; encoded by the coding sequence ATGAAGGCGTGGCGCGACCAGGGCTTCGCACCGGTGCGGCTGGCAGTGAATGTCTCCGCGCGGCAGTTTCGCCAGGATAACTTCCAACAGGTGTTCGATCGAGCCCTGGCAGATTTTGGGCTGGATCATTTCTGTATGGAGGTCGAGCTGACCGAGAGCCTGTTGCAGACCGAGCGTGCGGAACGCGTTATGGAGGCTTTGAGAGCCGCGGGCATCACCATCGCCATCGACGACTTCGGGGTGGGCTTCTCCTCGCTGAGTTATCTCAAGCGCTTTCCTGTGGATACGCTCAAGATCGACCGCTCGTTTACGCACGGCATCCCTGCTCACGCGGATAATGCCGCGATTTGCCGCGCGATCGTCGCCATGGCGCACAGCCTGAACCTTAAAGTTACCGGAGAAGGCGTGGAGACGGAAGAACAACTGGCGTTTTTGCGCGAGCTCAATTGCGATGCGGTGCAGGGTTATCTGCTCAGCAGGCCGCTGCCGGCCGACGAGTTCGCGGAGCAGTTGACGCCGCAAATCAGACAAGCGCCTCGGTCTCTAAACAGCGACCGGCGCGTGTAA
- a CDS encoding amino acid permease has product MTSHHISNHPAPYHKARIQLNKNTLITGLLRKKPIDSEPQRDTGLNRTLSAWDLTLLGIGAIIGAGVFVLSGIAAATQAGPAVALSFVVAGTACAFTALAYAELAAAIGGAGSAYGYAYAGFGELIAWIIGWDLILEYSLAVAVVAIGWSGYVNNALTSMGLELPATLLRGPAEGGIVDLPAAGIILVLAGMLMLGVRESARFNAVIVFIKLLAIAVFIGVAAFHVDTANWHPFMPFGWSGVMGGAALVFFAYIGFDAVSTAAEETRNPQRDMPIGILTSLSFCTIIYIIVGLLLTGIAPYASLNVASPVAFALSQAGARWAAAVVSAGAIAGLTTVMLVMFYGQTRILFAMSRDRLLPPIFSHLNAKTRTPIRAIAVCGLTIALIAGFAPISAVAELVNIGTLAAFVLVSAGVIALRHQQPDLKRPFRAPFSPVIPMLGILFCLYLIFSLQYITWLGFIIWTALGLIVYFAFSRRHSALAS; this is encoded by the coding sequence ATGACGAGTCACCACATATCGAATCACCCGGCCCCTTATCACAAGGCGCGCATCCAGTTGAACAAGAACACGCTGATCACCGGCCTGCTCCGCAAAAAACCGATCGATTCCGAACCGCAGCGCGACACGGGCCTTAACCGCACGCTGAGCGCCTGGGATCTGACCCTGCTCGGCATCGGCGCCATCATCGGGGCCGGCGTGTTTGTGTTGAGCGGCATCGCCGCGGCCACGCAGGCGGGACCCGCCGTGGCATTGTCGTTTGTCGTCGCCGGCACGGCCTGTGCATTCACAGCGCTCGCTTACGCGGAGCTTGCCGCCGCGATCGGCGGCGCTGGCAGCGCCTATGGTTATGCCTACGCGGGTTTTGGCGAACTGATCGCCTGGATCATCGGCTGGGATCTCATTTTGGAATATTCGCTGGCCGTGGCGGTGGTCGCCATCGGCTGGTCGGGGTACGTGAATAACGCGCTCACCAGCATGGGGCTGGAGTTACCAGCCACGTTGCTGCGCGGGCCGGCCGAAGGGGGCATCGTGGACCTGCCAGCCGCGGGAATCATCCTGGTGCTGGCGGGCATGCTGATGCTGGGGGTGCGGGAAAGCGCGCGCTTCAACGCCGTGATTGTGTTTATCAAGCTGCTTGCCATCGCGGTGTTTATCGGCGTTGCGGCGTTCCACGTCGATACCGCGAACTGGCATCCGTTCATGCCATTCGGGTGGAGCGGTGTTATGGGTGGTGCTGCGCTGGTGTTTTTCGCCTATATCGGTTTCGACGCGGTTTCCACGGCGGCGGAAGAGACGCGCAATCCGCAGCGTGACATGCCCATCGGCATCCTCACATCGCTGTCGTTTTGCACCATCATCTACATTATCGTCGGTCTGCTGCTGACAGGTATCGCGCCTTACGCCAGCCTGAACGTCGCCTCCCCGGTCGCCTTTGCGCTGTCCCAGGCTGGTGCGCGCTGGGCGGCGGCGGTGGTGTCGGCCGGCGCGATCGCGGGCTTGACCACGGTGATGCTGGTGATGTTCTACGGTCAGACGCGCATTCTGTTCGCCATGTCCCGCGACCGCCTGCTGCCGCCCATTTTTTCCCACTTGAACGCGAAAACGCGCACGCCGATCAGGGCCATCGCGGTGTGCGGCCTGACCATCGCACTGATCGCGGGCTTCGCGCCGATCTCGGCGGTCGCCGAACTCGTGAATATTGGGACGCTGGCCGCCTTCGTGCTGGTGAGCGCCGGGGTAATCGCGCTGCGTCATCAGCAGCCGGATCTCAAACGCCCGTTCCGCGCGCCCTTTAGTCCCGTAATCCCCATGCTCGGCATACTTTTCTGTCTCTATCTGATCTTCAGTCTGCAATACATTACCTGGCTGGGATTCATCATCTGGACGGCTCTCGGTCTCATTGTTTACTTCGCATTCTCGCGGCGCCACAGTGCGCTGGCGTCCTGA
- a CDS encoding amino acid permease, whose translation MTWDQFKTRVHRAVIGPPRDPLAPETRQSITLVAFLAWVGLGADGLSSSTYGPEQGFLALGEHTGFALLLALVTMVTVFIIALSYNQVIELFPTGGGGYKVATLLLNRRLGLLSGAALIVDYVLTIAISIAAGVDALFSFLPAGWHFLKPEAAVLLLSLLVIVNLRGVKESIYVLLPIFLGFVITHVGLIIYGIGAHVHRFDDTVALSLEHITTLTDETGILFAIALFIRAYGIGGGTYTGIEAVSNTVNLLKEPRVRTGKLTMFYTALSLAFTAGGTMLLYLLWNAEPTAGETLNAVTFGKIMGDWHWGGWHFGEPALIIVLLLETGLLFVAANAGFIGGPATLANMAVDHWVPHRFSQLSDRLVTKNGVLLMGGAALSILLGSGGHVEFLVIVYSISVFLTFSLTLLGLTFYWWRRRRTQRGWWRRMLLTLTGLIITASIFLVLVVGRFADGGWLAVLLIGLLVAFCYCISQHYRDVRRTLTSLDEILTQLPAPTTGTSPQLRDGEPAAVFFVSDYRGVGIHTLLNAQRLFPDRFRNFVFLTTGVVDTICIKEDQQILDLQRDVDDQLNQYVRFCHAHCMAATSYSSFSTDPVEAGTQLAERVMERFPNSVFFAGTLIFRQENLFTRLLHNHTAYALQQRLHLKGVPLIIMPMRLDTSAG comes from the coding sequence GTGACCTGGGACCAATTCAAGACCCGCGTGCACCGCGCGGTCATCGGCCCGCCGCGCGATCCGCTCGCGCCCGAAACCCGTCAGAGCATTACGCTGGTCGCGTTTCTCGCCTGGGTCGGCCTGGGTGCCGATGGACTTTCGTCATCCACGTACGGCCCCGAGCAGGGGTTCCTCGCGCTGGGCGAGCACACGGGTTTTGCACTGCTGCTGGCGCTGGTGACGATGGTGACCGTGTTCATCATCGCGCTTTCATACAATCAGGTCATCGAGCTGTTCCCGACCGGTGGCGGCGGCTACAAGGTTGCCACGCTGCTGCTCAACCGGCGCCTGGGGCTTTTGTCCGGCGCGGCGCTGATCGTGGATTACGTGCTCACCATCGCGATCTCCATCGCCGCCGGAGTGGATGCGCTGTTCAGCTTTCTGCCGGCGGGCTGGCATTTCCTTAAACCCGAAGCCGCCGTGTTGCTGCTCAGTTTGCTGGTGATCGTCAATTTGCGCGGCGTCAAGGAATCCATCTACGTACTGCTGCCGATTTTTCTGGGGTTTGTCATCACACACGTGGGGCTGATTATCTATGGCATCGGCGCGCACGTGCATCGGTTCGACGACACGGTGGCGCTGTCGCTTGAGCACATCACCACTCTGACAGACGAGACCGGAATTCTGTTCGCTATCGCGCTGTTTATCCGCGCCTACGGCATCGGCGGCGGCACCTACACCGGTATCGAGGCCGTGTCGAACACCGTAAACCTGCTGAAAGAACCGCGCGTACGTACCGGCAAACTCACCATGTTTTACACCGCGCTGTCGCTGGCATTCACGGCAGGCGGCACCATGCTGTTGTACCTGCTATGGAACGCGGAACCCACCGCCGGCGAAACGCTGAACGCAGTTACGTTCGGGAAGATCATGGGCGACTGGCATTGGGGTGGCTGGCACTTTGGCGAACCGGCGCTGATCATCGTATTGCTGCTGGAGACCGGTCTGCTGTTCGTGGCGGCCAACGCCGGGTTCATCGGCGGGCCCGCGACTCTGGCCAACATGGCGGTCGATCACTGGGTGCCGCATCGTTTCAGCCAGCTTTCGGATCGCCTGGTCACCAAGAACGGCGTGTTGCTGATGGGTGGCGCGGCACTGAGTATATTGCTGGGCAGCGGCGGTCACGTCGAGTTTCTGGTGATCGTCTACAGCATCAGCGTGTTTCTGACGTTTTCACTGACGTTGCTGGGGCTCACGTTTTACTGGTGGCGACGCCGGCGTACGCAACGCGGCTGGTGGCGGCGCATGCTGCTCACCCTGACCGGGCTCATCATCACGGCCAGCATCTTCCTGGTGCTTGTCGTCGGACGCTTTGCCGATGGCGGCTGGCTGGCCGTGCTGCTGATCGGCCTGCTGGTGGCGTTCTGTTACTGCATTTCCCAGCACTACCGCGATGTGCGCCGCACGCTCACGTCGCTGGACGAAATCCTTACGCAACTGCCCGCGCCCACTACCGGGACATCACCGCAACTTCGTGATGGCGAGCCGGCGGCCGTATTCTTCGTGTCCGACTATCGCGGCGTCGGCATTCATACCCTGCTCAACGCGCAACGGCTGTTTCCCGATCGCTTCAGGAATTTCGTGTTTCTAACCACGGGCGTGGTGGATACAATCTGCATCAAGGAGGATCAGCAGATTCTGGACTTGCAGCGCGATGTCGATGACCAGCTCAATCAGTATGTGCGCTTCTGCCACGCGCACTGCATGGCGGCCACCAGTTACTCCTCGTTCAGCACCGATCCGGTGGAAGCCGGCACACAACTCGCCGAGCGGGTGATGGAACGCTTCCCCAATAGTGTGTTCTTCGCCGGCACGCTGATTTTCCGTCAGGAAAATCTCTTTACCCGCCTGCTGCACAATCACACGGCGTACGCGCTTCAGCAGCGCCTGCACCTCAAAGGCGTGCCACTGATCATCATGCCCATGCGCCTGGACACCTCGGCGGGCTAA
- a CDS encoding antibiotic biosynthesis monooxygenase: protein MNMHPDMSAPSLPEEGPVTAIVTRRVKRGRGQEYEAWLKGILSAAREYPGFLGVNVIRPSGSADCDYVTLLRFESQAQLEAWENSAERRAWYEKMRDCVVEGDARIERMTGLEFWFTPPRAATLRQPTRYKMVIVLVVVLFCLLNTLTPLYADPLSHLHPLLRSFILIVTQVMLMTYVIMPAASRLLSRWLFQPPK, encoded by the coding sequence GTGAATATGCATCCCGACATGAGCGCGCCATCCTTGCCCGAAGAAGGTCCGGTCACCGCAATCGTCACACGGCGGGTAAAGCGCGGTCGCGGCCAGGAATACGAAGCGTGGCTGAAAGGCATTCTTAGCGCCGCGCGCGAATACCCGGGCTTTCTCGGCGTGAACGTGATCCGACCCTCCGGCAGCGCGGATTGCGACTACGTGACCCTGTTGCGCTTCGAGTCGCAGGCGCAACTCGAAGCCTGGGAGAATTCGGCCGAGCGTCGCGCCTGGTACGAGAAAATGCGCGACTGCGTCGTGGAGGGCGACGCCCGAATCGAGCGCATGACCGGGCTGGAGTTCTGGTTCACCCCGCCGCGCGCGGCGACGCTTCGGCAACCGACGCGTTACAAGATGGTGATCGTGCTCGTGGTGGTGCTGTTCTGCTTGCTCAATACATTGACGCCGCTGTACGCCGACCCGCTGAGTCATCTGCATCCGCTGCTGCGCTCGTTCATCCTGATCGTCACGCAAGTGATGTTGATGACCTACGTCATCATGCCGGCGGCGTCACGGCTGCTGTCGCGCTGGTTGTTCCAACCTCCGAAGTAG
- a CDS encoding MFS transporter — protein sequence MNDPLPARVVRTKVPARLDRLPWSRWHWLIIIGLGTVWILDGLEVTIVSAVAGRLTEPGSGLALGAAQIGFAGAIYISGAVSGALFFGYLADRYGRKKLFLITLILYLAATVLTAFATSAWWFYLYRFFTGAGIGGEYAAVNSAIDELIPARLRGRVALLINGSYWIGTACGAGLAVILLDTDIFAADLGWRLAFGLGAILGLGVLLVRRHVPESPRWLYIHGRAREAEALVDGIEKEIETKLGEPLPEAETSITVRQRASIGFITIARTMFKVYPQRAFLCFSLFAGQAFLYNAIFFTYVLVLTTFYRVPAGTAPLYLIPFAIGNFLGPALLGPLFDTIGRRAMISGTYILAGLLLAGTGYLFVQGVLTAVTQTLAWMVIFFFASAGASAAYLTSSEVFPMEIRALAIAFFFAIGTAVGGISGPLVFGALIETGRAADVFMGYLLGAGLMIAAGLVEVFIGVDAERKSLEDIATPLTAEQAYQA from the coding sequence CCTGGATCGCCTGCCGTGGTCGCGTTGGCACTGGCTGATCATTATCGGCCTGGGGACGGTATGGATACTCGACGGGTTGGAGGTCACCATCGTCAGCGCGGTCGCGGGCCGGCTCACCGAACCCGGCAGCGGACTGGCGCTAGGCGCCGCGCAGATCGGTTTCGCGGGCGCGATCTACATCTCCGGTGCGGTGAGCGGCGCGCTATTCTTCGGGTATCTCGCCGATCGTTACGGCCGCAAGAAGCTCTTTCTCATCACCCTGATCCTTTATCTCGCCGCCACCGTGCTGACCGCGTTCGCCACCAGCGCGTGGTGGTTTTACCTGTACCGGTTTTTTACCGGTGCTGGTATCGGCGGCGAATACGCGGCCGTCAATTCCGCCATCGATGAACTGATACCCGCGCGTCTGCGCGGGCGCGTGGCGCTGCTGATCAACGGATCGTACTGGATAGGCACCGCGTGTGGCGCCGGTCTCGCGGTGATTCTGCTCGACACCGATATCTTCGCCGCCGACCTCGGGTGGCGGCTCGCGTTCGGTCTGGGCGCGATCCTGGGGCTTGGTGTTCTGCTGGTGCGCCGTCACGTACCGGAAAGCCCGCGCTGGTTGTATATTCACGGTCGCGCGCGCGAAGCCGAGGCGCTGGTCGATGGTATCGAAAAAGAGATCGAGACAAAGCTCGGCGAACCGCTGCCCGAAGCGGAAACGTCCATTACCGTGCGGCAACGCGCAAGCATCGGGTTCATCACCATTGCGCGGACGATGTTCAAGGTTTACCCGCAACGCGCGTTCCTTTGCTTCTCGTTATTTGCGGGTCAGGCGTTTCTCTACAACGCGATATTTTTCACTTACGTGCTGGTGCTGACGACGTTTTATCGTGTCCCGGCCGGCACCGCGCCGCTTTATCTGATCCCGTTCGCGATCGGCAATTTTCTCGGACCCGCGTTGCTGGGGCCGCTGTTCGACACCATCGGGCGGCGCGCGATGATCTCCGGCACGTACATTCTCGCCGGTCTGCTGCTCGCGGGCACCGGTTACCTGTTCGTGCAGGGCGTGCTGACAGCGGTGACGCAGACACTGGCCTGGATGGTAATCTTTTTCTTTGCCTCGGCCGGCGCGAGCGCCGCGTATCTCACCTCAAGCGAGGTATTCCCGATGGAGATACGGGCGCTCGCGATCGCGTTCTTTTTCGCTATCGGCACCGCGGTCGGTGGCATCTCGGGGCCGCTGGTGTTCGGCGCCCTGATCGAAACCGGGCGCGCCGCCGATGTATTCATGGGCTATCTGCTAGGCGCCGGCTTGATGATCGCGGCCGGACTCGTGGAAGTGTTTATCGGCGTCGATGCCGAGCGCAAGAGCCTGGAGGACATCGCCACGCCATTGACGGCAGAGCAAGCGTATCAGGCATAA